One Candidatus Poseidoniia archaeon genomic region harbors:
- a CDS encoding PKD domain-containing protein → MRHYALLIGLLLLASGCLHPDDGEANQPPKAKADTEGGGRTFEPGAEIWFTGAGSRDPDGAYLEYFWDFDRNDQNDEMIIGDVNNDGRASHVYPDEGGYTATLTVRDIDGAEDTATVTVTIKGESTSLRAIITTDDETEATYRPGQPVEVDFSAADSTAEGGITKYEWDFSYDSSVGFEADEEGDSDEATREFESGVFVIALRITDSLGETDEANEPVRLYINFNNTDTRVIGSGTHEHDLPVNDLGLYAGGNLRYIQLRLEYDAGGSHSADLDLYLYNLTGEEVARNETHDTSQAEQVNTILLEYHNSTQNQWFDEEGELGEWTVEVVHQRSWGADPEYTLWMDVIYWEE, encoded by the coding sequence ATGCGACACTACGCGCTGCTCATCGGGCTGCTGCTGCTGGCGTCAGGCTGCCTCCACCCGGACGATGGTGAGGCGAACCAGCCGCCGAAGGCGAAAGCCGATACCGAAGGCGGCGGCCGCACCTTCGAGCCGGGGGCCGAAATCTGGTTCACCGGCGCCGGCTCGCGCGACCCCGACGGGGCATACCTGGAATACTTCTGGGACTTCGACCGCAACGACCAGAACGACGAGATGATTATCGGCGACGTCAACAATGACGGCCGCGCCTCACACGTTTACCCCGACGAGGGCGGCTACACCGCGACGCTCACCGTGCGCGACATTGACGGCGCCGAGGACACCGCGACGGTCACCGTCACCATCAAGGGCGAATCGACCTCGCTGCGTGCCATCATCACCACCGACGACGAGACCGAGGCGACCTACCGCCCCGGGCAGCCGGTCGAGGTGGACTTCAGCGCTGCCGACTCGACCGCCGAAGGCGGCATCACGAAATACGAATGGGATTTCTCGTACGACTCGAGCGTCGGCTTCGAGGCTGACGAAGAGGGCGACAGCGACGAGGCGACCCGCGAGTTCGAGTCGGGCGTCTTCGTCATCGCGCTGCGCATCACCGACTCACTCGGCGAGACCGACGAGGCGAATGAGCCGGTGCGGCTCTACATCAACTTCAACAACACCGACACGCGCGTCATCGGCTCCGGCACCCACGAGCACGACCTGCCGGTCAACGACCTCGGGCTCTACGCCGGCGGCAACCTGCGCTACATCCAGCTGCGGCTGGAGTACGACGCGGGCGGCTCGCACAGCGCGGACCTCGACCTCTACCTCTACAACCTGACCGGTGAGGAGGTCGCGCGCAACGAAACGCACGATACGTCGCAGGCGGAGCAGGTCAACACAATCCTGCTCGAATACCACAACTCGACCCAGAACCAGTGGTTCGACGAAGAAGGCGAACTCGGCGAGTGGACCGTCGAAGTGGTCCACCAGCGCTCATGGGGTGCGGACCCGGAATACACCCTCTGGATGGATGTTATCTACTGGGAAGAGTAA
- a CDS encoding PKD domain-containing protein encodes MHPRPSLLLLAGFALTLMATGAAEANDPEWSYTTGDRVWSVAVSGDGEYIVAGSDDDSVYFFDRGSDTYLWNYSTEGDVRSVAISSDGEYIAAGSVDTQVYLFTKDSELPLQIYSAGDRAVVSVSISADGEYIAAGSVDERVYLFDKDSSTPLWSYYAGNWVWSVSISADGEYIAAGSHRDVYLFDKDSSTPIWSYNTGSEVNSIAISADSEYIVAGSADDKVHLFARNSSTPLWSYDTGEDVSSVSISADGEYIVAGGFDGKIRLFDKDSSAPLWRYSIGDSVRSVAISADGGHLAGGSIDEKVYLFDSNSSTPLWSYTAGNDVFSVAISADGEYLAAGSRDENVYFFDKNIPPTATIEFILPSPADKLVQVNFSGSGTDSDGNVIAYQWSSSVDGELSNSSNFNTSSLSAGNHTISFRVQDNSGTWSNWDMFSLVVINAPPSASIDSINPSPARFDEEVSFSGSSTDSDGSVVTYHWVSNIDGNLSTDGAFSVTNLTTGTHQISFRAQDSDGAWSSWHTAELNIYPNAPPFDTIDSIEPSQAEAGTTVFFDGTGSDSDGTVVAYLWASSIDGELSTEEDFNSNDLSFGNHTITFRVQDNDGDWSDADSESLFVFAYPEAIAGDDFTGEPGDTFQFDGQGTDDDGSIAKYEWAFEGDGIYRWSSTNSGNTTYVYNGEGTYTVTLRVTDDDGFTATDSRVITVSKAGGGGGDDGDGGGDDGGGGISAPSLAASAAAVAVIALRRRR; translated from the coding sequence ATGCACCCACGGCCGTCCCTGCTGCTGCTTGCCGGCTTCGCGCTGACTCTGATGGCGACGGGGGCGGCTGAAGCTAATGACCCTGAGTGGAGCTATACCACTGGGGATAGGGTGTGGTCCGTTGCCGTCTCGGGAGATGGGGAATACATCGTCGCAGGTTCCGATGATGACAGCGTATACTTCTTTGACAGGGGCAGCGACACATACCTCTGGAATTACTCTACGGAGGGTGATGTGCGCTCAGTCGCCATATCTTCTGATGGCGAATACATCGCCGCTGGATCAGTCGACACTCAGGTATACCTGTTCACCAAAGACAGTGAGTTGCCGCTCCAGATTTACAGTGCTGGGGATAGAGCTGTCGTATCAGTCTCCATTTCAGCGGATGGTGAGTATATCGCTGCTGGCTCCGTTGATGAGAGAGTTTACCTCTTTGACAAGGACAGCAGCACTCCGCTCTGGAGCTATTATGCCGGGAATTGGGTGTGGTCAGTCTCTATTTCAGCGGATGGTGAGTACATCGCTGCCGGTTCGCATCGTGATGTTTATCTATTCGACAAGGACAGCAGCACTCCGATATGGAGCTACAATACCGGCAGCGAAGTGAATTCAATTGCCATTTCGGCGGACAGTGAGTACATCGTTGCCGGTTCCGCTGATGACAAGGTCCACCTATTTGCCAGGAACAGCAGCACGCCGCTCTGGAGCTACGATACCGGAGAAGATGTCTCCTCGGTTTCCATTTCGGCGGATGGTGAGTACATCGTTGCCGGTGGTTTTGACGGAAAGATACGTCTCTTTGACAAGGATAGCAGTGCTCCGCTCTGGAGATATTCTATTGGAGACAGCGTGCGCTCGGTTGCAATCTCGGCTGACGGTGGACACCTTGCCGGTGGCTCAATCGATGAAAAGGTATATCTATTCGACAGCAACAGCAGTACTCCACTCTGGAGTTACACTGCCGGTAATGATGTGTTTTCAGTCGCTATTTCGGCGGATGGTGAGTACCTCGCCGCCGGTTCCCGTGATGAGAATGTTTATTTCTTCGACAAGAACATACCGCCAACAGCCACAATAGAATTCATTCTACCTTCACCAGCAGACAAGTTGGTCCAGGTCAACTTCAGTGGCTCTGGTACAGACAGCGACGGGAATGTCATAGCCTACCAATGGTCTTCATCAGTCGATGGCGAGCTCAGCAATTCTTCGAATTTCAATACCAGCAGTCTTAGTGCAGGCAATCACACAATTTCATTCAGGGTACAAGATAACAGTGGTACCTGGTCGAATTGGGACATGTTTTCTTTAGTAGTTATAAACGCGCCACCATCAGCGTCGATTGATTCCATTAATCCATCGCCTGCCAGGTTTGATGAGGAGGTTTCTTTCAGTGGCTCCAGTACAGATAGCGACGGTAGCGTTGTAACCTATCATTGGGTGTCAAATATCGATGGTAATTTGAGTACGGACGGGGCCTTCAGCGTCACCAATCTTACCACCGGGACCCACCAGATATCCTTCCGGGCACAGGATAGCGACGGGGCGTGGTCATCCTGGCACACGGCGGAGCTGAATATCTACCCCAACGCACCTCCATTCGATACAATCGATTCCATCGAACCTTCACAGGCTGAAGCAGGAACGACCGTGTTTTTCGACGGCACCGGCTCGGACAGCGATGGCACCGTCGTGGCTTACTTGTGGGCATCCTCGATTGACGGTGAATTAAGTACGGAAGAGGACTTCAACAGCAACGACCTGTCATTTGGGAATCATACCATTACCTTCCGGGTGCAGGACAATGACGGGGATTGGAGTGACGCCGATTCAGAATCGCTGTTCGTCTTTGCTTATCCGGAAGCGATAGCTGGAGATGACTTTACAGGTGAACCGGGCGATACTTTTCAGTTTGATGGACAGGGAACTGATGATGACGGCTCGATTGCAAAATATGAGTGGGCTTTCGAGGGGGACGGCATTTACAGGTGGTCGTCTACAAACAGCGGAAACACTACTTACGTTTACAATGGCGAAGGTACCTACACGGTGACGCTACGCGTGACCGATGATGACGGTTTCACAGCCACCGATTCTCGCGTGATAACCGTCAGCAAGGCTGGTGGTGGCGGTGGAGACGACGGCGATGGCGGTGGAGACGACGGCGGTGGAGGCATCTCCGCGCCGTCGCTGGCCGCATCAGCCGCCGCCGTGGCCGTCATCGCGCTGCGCCGGCGGCGCTGA
- a CDS encoding PEP/pyruvate-binding domain-containing protein, with translation MATWGSQHRRFENLMRYRIRDILLVSSPYDYFTLEEDGRLNELLLVDYQQLNLSYAPRITHAATGERALDLLKERPFDLVITMARVGEMAVHVFGRRTKEIQPGIPVVLLAYNTRELALFHEGDAIDRIFVWSGDARVLLAIIKLVEDLRNVDHDTRSGEVQVLILVEDSPRFYSLFLPQLYAELMKQTGSLMAGGLSLHHKLLRMRARAKILLATDMEQAQELHSRYAPFLLGVISDAGFPSEGSHDPQAGKKFVAQVQRESPDAAVMLQSSLPENRKVAAKLGVEFIDKADQSLLKGLRSFMRQSLGFGDFVFRLPDGKEVGRAQDITEMRKLLPDVPGESLRHHAARHGFSKWFRARTEFDLAASLRPHVVTEFTDNEQLRQFLLDALRAFEKQRRQAEVADYSSQALEAGSNFVRLGGGSLGGKGRSLAYFHALLPRLDLAEFGDIEVSIPRTAVVGTKVFDEFLESNELGELAYSDTSELDDDALAEAFLEARFPESIYDDLKTFVGQVEYPLAVRSSSLLEDSQHQPFAGVYETYMLSNNHPDQKQRLQHLCDAIKLVYASTFYRASKAYIAATPNRIEEEKMAVVIQEVVGLPHGDAYYPTFAGVARSRNFYPLGDAAPEDGVVAVALGLGKAVVEGEKMFRFSPAHPRQQFQFASTEDYLRSSQRQFWALDLSKQQERPTRAAEASLVQLDLSRAEMDRQLHPIGSVYSAENHAIYDGLARAGVRLVTFAGVTKQAQFPLSGLTQLFLEQAEQGMGGPVEIEFAAIIAPGVRRYAFLQARPLVWEPLDVEVDLESVEGALCTPSQALGNGVIEELRDIVYIHPDRLDRAETRAAAKAVEKLNRKLARAGRPYLLIGPGRWGSSDPWLGIPVNWAQISGARTIIECQLADLPVEPSQGTHFFQNIVSFSVGYLTAPRGGIDWKWLEAQKPAAKDGAVRHLKLKQPLQVLLDGRAGRGAVLPGRD, from the coding sequence ATGGCAACGTGGGGCTCGCAGCACCGACGGTTCGAGAACCTGATGCGCTACCGCATCCGCGACATCCTGCTGGTCTCGAGCCCGTACGACTACTTTACGCTCGAGGAGGATGGCCGGCTCAACGAGCTGCTGCTGGTCGATTACCAGCAGCTCAATTTGTCGTACGCGCCGCGCATCACCCACGCCGCGACCGGCGAGCGGGCGCTCGACTTGCTGAAGGAACGGCCGTTCGACCTCGTAATCACGATGGCACGTGTCGGTGAGATGGCGGTGCACGTTTTCGGCCGCCGCACTAAGGAAATCCAGCCCGGAATCCCCGTCGTGCTGCTGGCGTACAACACGCGCGAGCTGGCGCTGTTCCACGAGGGCGACGCGATTGACCGCATCTTTGTCTGGTCGGGCGACGCGCGGGTGCTGCTGGCGATTATCAAGCTGGTGGAGGACTTGCGTAATGTCGACCACGATACCCGCTCCGGCGAGGTGCAGGTGCTGATTCTGGTCGAGGACTCGCCCCGCTTCTATTCGCTCTTCCTGCCGCAGCTCTATGCCGAGCTGATGAAGCAGACCGGGAGCCTGATGGCGGGCGGGCTTTCGCTGCACCACAAGCTGCTGCGGATGCGCGCCCGCGCCAAGATTTTGCTCGCGACCGACATGGAGCAGGCGCAGGAGCTGCACAGCCGTTACGCGCCGTTTCTGCTCGGTGTCATCAGCGACGCCGGCTTTCCCAGCGAGGGAAGTCACGACCCGCAGGCGGGAAAGAAGTTCGTCGCGCAGGTGCAGCGCGAAAGCCCGGACGCGGCGGTGATGCTGCAATCGTCGCTGCCGGAGAACCGCAAGGTGGCTGCGAAGCTGGGGGTCGAGTTCATCGACAAGGCGGACCAGTCGCTGCTGAAGGGCTTGCGCAGCTTCATGCGCCAGAGCCTCGGCTTCGGCGATTTCGTCTTCCGGCTGCCCGACGGGAAGGAGGTGGGGCGCGCGCAGGACATCACGGAGATGCGCAAGCTGCTGCCCGATGTGCCGGGCGAGTCATTGCGCCACCACGCCGCGCGTCACGGTTTTTCCAAGTGGTTCCGCGCCCGCACCGAGTTCGACCTCGCCGCCAGCCTGCGGCCGCACGTCGTCACCGAGTTCACCGACAACGAGCAGCTGCGGCAGTTCCTGCTCGACGCCTTGCGGGCGTTCGAGAAGCAGCGGAGGCAGGCCGAGGTGGCTGACTACTCGTCGCAGGCGCTGGAGGCGGGCAGCAACTTCGTGCGGCTCGGCGGCGGGTCGCTGGGCGGCAAGGGGCGCTCGCTGGCCTATTTCCACGCGCTGCTGCCACGACTCGACTTGGCGGAGTTTGGCGACATCGAAGTCTCCATCCCGCGCACGGCGGTGGTCGGCACGAAGGTTTTCGACGAGTTCCTCGAGTCGAACGAGCTGGGCGAGCTGGCGTACTCCGATACCTCGGAGCTGGACGACGATGCCCTGGCAGAGGCGTTCCTCGAGGCGCGCTTTCCGGAGTCAATCTATGACGACCTGAAGACCTTTGTGGGGCAGGTGGAATATCCGCTGGCGGTGCGCTCGTCGAGCCTGCTGGAGGACTCGCAGCACCAGCCGTTTGCGGGGGTCTACGAGACCTACATGCTCTCCAACAACCACCCTGACCAGAAGCAGCGGCTGCAGCACCTCTGCGACGCCATCAAGCTGGTCTACGCCTCCACCTTCTACCGCGCCTCCAAGGCGTACATCGCCGCGACGCCCAACCGCATCGAGGAGGAGAAGATGGCGGTCGTCATCCAGGAAGTGGTGGGACTACCGCACGGCGACGCCTACTATCCGACCTTCGCTGGCGTGGCGCGGTCGCGCAACTTCTATCCGCTCGGTGACGCCGCACCGGAGGACGGCGTCGTGGCGGTCGCGCTCGGCCTCGGCAAGGCGGTGGTCGAGGGTGAGAAGATGTTCCGTTTCTCGCCGGCGCACCCGCGGCAGCAGTTCCAGTTCGCGTCGACCGAGGACTACCTGCGGTCGTCGCAACGGCAGTTCTGGGCGCTCGACCTCTCGAAACAGCAGGAGCGGCCGACGCGCGCCGCCGAAGCGAGCCTGGTGCAGCTGGACCTGTCGCGCGCCGAAATGGACCGGCAGCTGCACCCCATCGGGTCGGTCTATTCGGCCGAGAACCACGCCATCTACGACGGGCTGGCGCGCGCTGGCGTGCGGCTGGTGACCTTCGCCGGCGTCACCAAGCAGGCGCAGTTTCCGCTCTCCGGGCTGACGCAGCTATTCCTCGAGCAGGCCGAGCAGGGAATGGGCGGCCCGGTCGAAATCGAGTTCGCCGCCATCATCGCCCCCGGCGTCCGCCGCTACGCGTTCCTGCAGGCGCGGCCGCTGGTGTGGGAGCCGCTCGATGTCGAGGTCGACCTCGAAAGCGTCGAGGGCGCGCTCTGCACCCCGTCGCAGGCGCTCGGCAACGGCGTCATCGAGGAGCTGCGCGACATAGTCTACATCCACCCCGACCGGCTCGACCGTGCCGAGACTCGCGCCGCTGCGAAAGCCGTCGAGAAGCTGAACCGCAAGCTGGCGCGCGCGGGGCGCCCCTACCTGCTCATCGGCCCCGGCCGCTGGGGCTCGTCCGACCCGTGGCTCGGCATCCCGGTCAACTGGGCGCAAATCTCGGGCGCCCGCACCATCATCGAGTGCCAGCTGGCAGACCTGCCGGTCGAGCCGAGCCAGGGCACGCACTTCTTCCAGAACATCGTCTCGTTCAGCGTCGGGTACCTGACCGCCCCGCGCGGCGGTATCGACTGGAAGTGGCTCGAGGCGCAGAAGCCCGCAGCGAAGGACGGCGCGGTGCGCCACCTGAAGCTTAAGCAGCCGCTACAGGTGCTGCTCGATGGCAGGGCAGGCCGCGGCGCGGTGCTGCCGGGGCGGGATTGA
- a CDS encoding 7-cyano-7-deazaguanine synthase encodes MKAIIMLSGGIDSPTAAHMLQQQGWELVGLHMDNRPFTDDREIEKTEALAKHLGIPLWIAPHGGSQVRIARNADRHLQCLLCRRMMYRTAAELAKQVGADAIINGESLGQVASQTLPNLAVIDEVCDVPILRPLIGHDKVEIERGAREAGTFDISTLPGLCCTIVPEKPATAASLPQVERWETELPLGDMVGDSVGGLVQVI; translated from the coding sequence GTGAAGGCCATCATCATGCTCAGCGGGGGCATCGACTCTCCAACGGCGGCGCACATGCTCCAGCAGCAGGGCTGGGAACTGGTGGGCCTGCACATGGATAATCGCCCCTTCACCGACGACCGCGAAATCGAAAAGACAGAGGCGCTGGCGAAGCACCTCGGCATCCCGCTCTGGATAGCGCCGCACGGCGGCAGCCAGGTCAGGATAGCGCGCAACGCCGACCGCCACCTGCAATGCCTGCTCTGCCGGCGCATGATGTACCGCACCGCCGCCGAACTGGCGAAGCAAGTCGGCGCCGACGCGATTATCAACGGCGAGTCGCTCGGGCAGGTCGCGTCGCAAACGCTCCCCAACCTGGCGGTCATCGACGAGGTCTGCGACGTTCCCATCCTGCGACCGCTGATTGGCCACGACAAGGTCGAAATTGAGAGGGGCGCGCGTGAAGCGGGAACGTTCGACATCTCGACTCTCCCCGGACTCTGCTGCACCATCGTCCCCGAGAAGCCGGCCACGGCGGCGTCGCTGCCGCAGGTCGAGCGCTGGGAGACCGAACTGCCGCTAGGAGATATGGTCGGCGACAGCGTCGGCGGGCTGGTGCAGGTGATATGA
- a CDS encoding glycosyltransferase, whose product MAAEPFVSIVVPTTGRVGYIRGMVESVAQLEYPRDRFELILLGDAETPLLQRARELAQAGGIALQVIHAEVAAGEKRNRGVAAAQGEFIAFTDDDTILREDWLRAAVRHLARNPDYAGVGGPNFTPREGLPFAKAVGRIFGSKFLFRFRYTAGHDEPREVDHNPTCNYILRREAVASVGFHPTLWPGEDVEFDIRLQQAGHRILYAPDVVVWHHRRSRPLAFLRQMFNYGVTRAQVTRMHPGSFDPRHYAFIGAFVVLMTLYGLAWQQLAAVPWLLPVALNAAYFGVLGLAGLLVGAQTRSSKQALYAPMVLFIQHFGYSLGLLVGLLRRP is encoded by the coding sequence ATGGCGGCTGAACCTTTTGTCTCGATTGTCGTGCCGACCACCGGCCGCGTGGGCTATATTCGCGGGATGGTGGAGTCGGTCGCGCAGCTTGAATACCCGCGCGACCGCTTCGAACTCATCCTGCTGGGCGATGCCGAGACGCCACTCCTGCAGCGGGCGCGGGAGCTGGCACAGGCGGGTGGGATTGCACTGCAAGTTATCCACGCGGAGGTCGCCGCGGGCGAAAAGCGCAACCGCGGTGTTGCCGCTGCGCAGGGCGAGTTCATCGCCTTCACCGACGACGACACCATCCTGCGCGAGGACTGGCTGCGTGCTGCCGTGCGGCACCTCGCGCGCAATCCCGACTACGCCGGCGTCGGCGGGCCGAACTTCACCCCGCGCGAGGGGCTGCCGTTCGCGAAGGCGGTCGGCAGGATTTTCGGCTCGAAGTTCCTGTTTCGCTTTCGCTATACGGCCGGCCACGACGAGCCGCGCGAGGTGGACCACAACCCCACCTGCAACTATATCCTGCGGCGCGAGGCGGTCGCGAGCGTCGGCTTCCACCCGACGCTCTGGCCGGGCGAGGACGTCGAGTTCGACATCCGGCTGCAACAAGCGGGCCACCGCATCCTCTACGCGCCCGACGTAGTGGTATGGCACCACCGACGCAGCCGGCCGCTGGCGTTCCTGCGGCAGATGTTCAACTACGGCGTCACCCGCGCGCAGGTGACCCGCATGCACCCCGGCAGCTTCGACCCGCGCCACTACGCCTTCATTGGGGCGTTCGTCGTGCTGATGACGCTCTACGGGCTGGCGTGGCAGCAGCTGGCGGCGGTGCCGTGGCTGCTGCCGGTGGCGCTCAACGCGGCCTACTTCGGCGTGCTGGGGCTGGCGGGGCTGCTGGTTGGCGCGCAGACGCGCTCGTCCAAGCAGGCGCTCTACGCTCCCATGGTGCTGTTCATCCAGCACTTCGGCTACTCGCTGGGACTGCTCGTCGGCCTGCTGCGGCGGCCGTAG
- a CDS encoding translation initiation factor IF-2 subunit beta, with the protein MELDYDKLLTRAREGLEDVMTDDARFVPPEPEVLYEGKRTILRNFSDMADALRREPDHFSKYLVQELGTAGNTEGRRLVLQGRVPEKKVADRVDAYLRAFVLCEECHRPDTNFQRQGRTPVLQCEGCGAHRPIRAGSA; encoded by the coding sequence GTGGAGCTGGACTACGACAAGCTGCTGACCCGCGCCCGCGAAGGGCTCGAGGACGTCATGACTGACGACGCGCGCTTCGTCCCGCCCGAGCCGGAAGTGCTCTACGAAGGCAAGCGCACCATCCTGCGCAACTTCAGCGACATGGCCGACGCGCTGCGGCGCGAGCCAGACCATTTCTCGAAATACCTGGTGCAGGAGCTTGGGACGGCGGGCAACACCGAAGGCCGCCGGCTGGTGCTGCAGGGGCGCGTCCCTGAGAAGAAGGTCGCCGACCGCGTCGACGCCTACCTCAGGGCGTTCGTGCTTTGCGAGGAGTGCCACCGCCCCGACACCAACTTCCAGCGACAGGGGCGCACGCCGGTGCTGCAGTGCGAAGGCTGCGGCGCGCACCGCCCCATCCGCGCCGGCTCCGCCTGA
- a CDS encoding PKD domain-containing protein, whose protein sequence is MRSIALLLPGSPLAAQPVWPRSARLAVVAALLLPLAGCLDLLDSGDDGPNQPPTAYITMPQQGAVVEVDQPFQLVGYGEDPDDEDSQLGYVWTLAGLGEVIELSRLASDMVTVSQTGPDLVLTLTVTDPHGASASDVKLITVEPGNRPPTAVIRLPVAGGSYSEGEPVQFDGRTSSDPDGDSLRYLWELGEQGGSKYTASQQSSFDRDLEEGEYEVQLTVEDPDGEVSTAMASFSITNLPPVAVASADATTAFVGEEISFDGDDSYDPEGDVLDYSWSFSDGETSTLRSPKHAWDAPGSYTVNLTVEDGRGQQGSASLDIEIETLGPDALFSFLLSGDAVSEVRAGTNLTLDASASSSPNGAITNYSWDFGDGNSEVGENDTATHSWSAGGWFNVTLTVTDDVGESAELVLVLRVIPEDFQIDYSGGQAIIISNSDDQYDFPVEVFLDGIYLNLTVSCNTGSMSYELKVLDAGGAELWAESGALGGGDSENHPVAVFGNSTGDYTIIIQVDNGGITPTGASWDFQGWVRYS, encoded by the coding sequence ATGCGAAGCATTGCGCTGTTGCTGCCCGGTTCACCCCTCGCGGCTCAACCTGTCTGGCCTCGCTCCGCTCGGCTAGCGGTTGTAGCGGCACTGCTGTTGCCGCTGGCTGGCTGCCTCGACCTGCTCGACAGTGGCGACGACGGGCCAAACCAGCCGCCGACCGCCTACATCACCATGCCCCAGCAGGGGGCGGTGGTCGAGGTTGACCAGCCGTTCCAGCTGGTGGGCTACGGCGAGGACCCCGACGACGAGGACTCCCAGCTGGGCTACGTCTGGACGCTGGCGGGACTGGGCGAAGTCATCGAGCTGAGCCGCCTGGCGAGCGACATGGTCACCGTCTCGCAGACTGGCCCCGACCTTGTGCTGACGCTCACCGTGACCGACCCGCATGGCGCCAGCGCCAGCGATGTGAAGCTGATTACAGTCGAGCCGGGCAACCGCCCGCCCACGGCAGTCATCCGGCTCCCGGTCGCCGGCGGCTCCTACTCGGAGGGCGAGCCGGTGCAATTTGACGGTCGCACCAGCAGCGACCCTGACGGCGACAGCCTGCGCTACCTCTGGGAGCTGGGCGAGCAGGGCGGCTCGAAATACACAGCCTCGCAACAGTCCAGCTTCGACCGCGACTTGGAGGAGGGCGAATACGAAGTGCAACTGACGGTCGAAGACCCGGACGGCGAAGTCTCGACCGCCATGGCCAGCTTCAGCATCACCAACCTGCCGCCGGTGGCGGTCGCCAGCGCCGACGCGACGACCGCCTTCGTCGGCGAGGAAATCAGTTTCGACGGCGACGACTCGTACGACCCCGAAGGCGACGTGCTCGACTACAGCTGGAGCTTCAGCGACGGCGAAACCTCGACACTGCGGTCGCCGAAACACGCCTGGGACGCGCCCGGCAGCTACACCGTCAACCTGACCGTCGAGGACGGGCGCGGGCAGCAGGGGAGCGCGTCGCTCGATATCGAAATCGAGACGCTCGGCCCCGACGCGCTCTTCAGCTTCCTGCTCAGCGGCGACGCAGTCAGCGAGGTGCGCGCCGGGACCAACCTGACGCTCGACGCCTCCGCCAGCAGCTCGCCTAACGGGGCTATCACAAACTACAGCTGGGACTTCGGTGACGGCAACAGCGAGGTTGGCGAGAACGACACCGCCACACATAGCTGGAGTGCGGGCGGATGGTTCAACGTCACCCTGACCGTCACCGATGACGTCGGTGAGTCGGCCGAACTGGTGTTGGTGCTGCGAGTTATCCCGGAGGACTTCCAGATCGACTACTCGGGTGGACAGGCCATCATCATCAGCAACAGCGACGACCAGTATGATTTCCCGGTCGAGGTGTTCCTCGACGGCATCTACCTCAACCTGACCGTGAGCTGCAACACCGGCAGCATGAGCTACGAGCTGAAAGTGCTTGACGCCGGCGGAGCTGAGCTCTGGGCCGAGAGTGGCGCCCTTGGCGGAGGCGACAGTGAGAATCACCCGGTCGCGGTATTCGGCAACAGCACCGGTGACTACACCATCATCATCCAGGTCGACAACGGGGGCATCACCCCCACCGGCGCCAGCTGGGACTTCCAGGGCTGGGTCCGCTACAGCTGA